In Treponema vincentii, a single window of DNA contains:
- a CDS encoding TetR/AcrR family transcriptional regulator, producing the protein MKEEKQKVGQMRKREIREAAKRCFLDKGFQNTTMEDVITEIGMSRGGVYHHYASTTEMLKDLMLDGNEYRNSLITEYLAHNRSKDKYQQMGDILTSKALAKTDLMKLYALLLQAKNYNRDLEDLYQELKLHTTKELDLIAKKLGITAHIFKDGFLVHYINSLIVSSEVLNARNSFDAHKKYIKETIIQYIIDLEKNN; encoded by the coding sequence TTGAAAGAAGAAAAACAAAAAGTTGGACAGATGAGAAAAAGAGAAATTCGAGAAGCCGCAAAAAGATGCTTTTTAGATAAAGGTTTTCAGAATACAACAATGGAAGATGTCATTACTGAAATAGGTATGAGTAGAGGCGGCGTGTATCATCATTATGCAAGTACAACTGAAATGCTTAAAGACTTGATGCTTGATGGAAATGAATACAGAAATAGCTTGATAACTGAATATTTAGCGCATAATCGGAGCAAAGATAAATATCAGCAAATGGGTGATATTTTAACAAGTAAGGCATTAGCGAAAACCGATTTAATGAAGCTGTACGCACTTCTTTTGCAAGCAAAAAACTATAATCGGGATTTGGAAGATTTATATCAAGAACTAAAATTGCATACAACCAAAGAACTTGATCTCATTGCAAAGAAACTGGGAATTACAGCACATATTTTTAAGGATGGTTTTTTAGTTCATTACATTAATAGTTTAATAGTGAGTTCGGAAGTGCTTAATGCACGGAATTCTTTTGATGCTCATAAGAAGTATATAAAAGAAACAATCATACAATACATTATTGATCTTGAAAAAAATAACTAA
- a CDS encoding MATE family efflux transporter, which translates to MKQDMKTQLLTKSAKELLFKLAIPGIIGMLVIGLYPFMDGIFAGRLIGDYAMSAISVSMSLTIINGGISALIGVGSASILSRAIGKGDKETIDKIFGNFCYWVILFSAIITIVGLIFAPHFLDMVGAKGNIKDLGVRYLRVVFFGSLFVNFAQAGNMTMRGEGALKQSMMIMGTGAILNIMLDPILMKLMGEYAIEGAAIATVLSQIVQALLTFHYFSKKSSFVKIHKVKKYKAIYREMFSIGSSAMMMQILFAVQQTFLFKQAFVYGGDNWGILMSATMRLYMFSFIPLWGMSQGLQPVIGANFGAKQYGRVQDTMKIFMCGATILAAASWIPSMFCSDTLLSLFSVRHEIIEAGVKNFKMFYSTFILYGIMIMTLTFFQSIGDGKKAGIIVLLRQLVLFVPAILLLPKLFGVSAVWWAEPIVDFTMIIAGLFLMLNVMRKMEKEAV; encoded by the coding sequence ATGAAACAAGATATGAAAACACAACTATTAACTAAAAGTGCTAAAGAATTGTTATTCAAGTTGGCTATCCCGGGAATAATCGGAATGCTGGTTATCGGTCTGTACCCGTTTATGGATGGGATATTTGCAGGGCGGCTGATTGGGGACTATGCGATGTCGGCAATCAGTGTATCCATGTCCTTGACAATTATAAATGGCGGAATATCGGCTTTGATAGGCGTAGGCAGTGCATCGATATTATCACGAGCTATCGGTAAGGGTGATAAAGAAACAATAGATAAAATATTCGGCAATTTTTGTTATTGGGTTATTTTATTTTCTGCAATTATCACAATAGTAGGTTTGATATTCGCACCTCATTTTTTAGACATGGTTGGCGCTAAAGGAAATATTAAAGATCTTGGTGTTAGATATTTGCGGGTTGTGTTCTTTGGCTCTCTCTTTGTCAATTTCGCTCAAGCAGGTAATATGACAATGCGCGGCGAAGGGGCATTAAAACAATCAATGATGATTATGGGAACGGGAGCCATACTCAACATTATGTTAGACCCTATTCTTATGAAGCTCATGGGAGAGTATGCTATTGAAGGAGCTGCTATCGCAACCGTATTATCTCAAATCGTACAAGCTTTATTAACATTTCATTATTTTTCAAAGAAGAGTTCATTTGTGAAAATCCATAAAGTCAAAAAGTACAAAGCAATTTACCGTGAAATGTTTAGTATCGGCAGTTCGGCAATGATGATGCAAATTTTATTTGCGGTGCAGCAAACATTTTTATTTAAGCAAGCCTTTGTATATGGCGGAGATAACTGGGGAATTTTGATGTCTGCAACAATGAGATTATATATGTTTTCATTTATTCCGTTGTGGGGAATGAGTCAAGGATTGCAGCCTGTTATAGGAGCAAATTTCGGTGCAAAACAATACGGGCGAGTACAAGATACGATGAAGATTTTTATGTGTGGAGCAACTATTCTTGCGGCTGCTTCGTGGATACCGTCAATGTTTTGCTCCGATACATTACTGTCGTTATTCAGTGTAAGACATGAGATTATTGAAGCCGGCGTTAAAAACTTTAAGATGTTTTATTCCACATTTATTTTATACGGAATTATGATTATGACACTGACCTTTTTTCAATCTATTGGAGACGGTAAAAAAGCAGGGATCATTGTACTGTTGAGACAATTGGTATTATTTGTTCCGGCGATACTTCTGTTGCCGAAATTATTCGGAGTGTCAGCTGTTTGGTGGGCGGAGCCTATTGTAGATTTTACAATGATTATAGCCGGATTGTTTTTAATGCTTAATGTAATGAGAAAAATGGAAAAGGAAGCCGTTTAA
- a CDS encoding TfoX/Sxy family protein: MASSKTYLDFILEQLSELQDIRYRAMMGEFIIYYRDKIVGGIYDDRLLVKAVPSAIAYMPNASYELPYQGAKEMLLVDEVDDKAFITGLFNAMYDELPAPKMKKKR, translated from the coding sequence ATGGCATCGAGTAAAACATATTTAGACTTCATTTTGGAGCAGTTATCGGAATTGCAGGACATACGCTATCGCGCAATGATGGGAGAATTTATCATTTACTATCGAGATAAAATTGTGGGCGGTATCTACGATGACCGCTTACTGGTAAAAGCGGTTCCGTCGGCAATTGCGTATATGCCGAACGCTTCCTACGAATTGCCGTATCAAGGCGCAAAAGAAATGCTTTTAGTAGACGAAGTTGATGACAAAGCATTTATAACGGGTTTGTTTAATGCAATGTATGATGAATTACCGGCGCCGAAAATGAAGAAGAAAAGATAA